A window of the Azospirillum formosense genome harbors these coding sequences:
- a CDS encoding GNAT family N-acetyltransferase — MSEDRVALESFQRDHFGADSPLLDDAHFHWLFEEPPTPDPEGMQLWVCKRNGGIVGQQAGIPFALKVGKRVRRASWAIDLMVAPEWRLRGVGPGLSETHAAASEVSVSLSMTDAAYKSYKRAGWLDLGNVPTYLRVIDPPRCLRVSPYDGGLARLMARLGKPAMSAASLVGHAAARTFGARLVEVDRFDERMDGLWEAAAPQHLCAARRDHAYLQWRFDKIPNAARHRRFLVMRGETVVAYVVLRVDRWRGESVGVVCDYLARPGWLMPAFALLVERARRDRLAALVCRTLNAQAARPLSMMGFLCLKNGLRQPTRMMARPAADRPELTPLIGDPKNWFVTAADSDMGFKDLGG, encoded by the coding sequence ATGTCCGAGGATCGCGTCGCGCTGGAGTCCTTCCAGCGCGACCACTTCGGCGCGGACTCCCCGCTGCTGGACGACGCCCATTTCCACTGGCTGTTCGAGGAACCGCCCACCCCCGATCCGGAGGGGATGCAGCTCTGGGTCTGCAAGCGGAACGGGGGGATCGTCGGCCAGCAGGCGGGCATTCCCTTCGCGCTGAAGGTGGGGAAGCGGGTGCGCCGCGCCTCCTGGGCGATCGACCTGATGGTCGCCCCGGAGTGGCGTCTGCGTGGCGTCGGACCGGGCCTCTCGGAGACCCACGCCGCCGCCAGCGAGGTGAGCGTCTCCCTGTCGATGACCGACGCGGCCTACAAATCCTACAAGCGGGCGGGCTGGCTCGATCTCGGAAACGTCCCGACCTATCTGCGGGTGATCGACCCGCCGCGCTGCCTGCGCGTCAGCCCCTATGACGGCGGACTGGCCCGCCTGATGGCGCGGCTCGGCAAGCCGGCGATGAGCGCCGCGTCGCTGGTCGGACACGCGGCCGCCCGGACCTTCGGCGCCCGGCTGGTCGAGGTCGACCGCTTCGACGAGCGCATGGACGGCCTGTGGGAGGCCGCGGCGCCGCAGCATCTCTGCGCCGCGCGTCGCGACCACGCCTATCTCCAGTGGCGCTTCGACAAGATCCCCAACGCGGCACGGCATCGCCGCTTCCTCGTCATGCGCGGCGAGACGGTGGTCGCCTATGTGGTGCTGCGGGTGGACCGCTGGCGCGGCGAGAGCGTCGGGGTGGTCTGCGATTATCTGGCCCGTCCGGGCTGGCTGATGCCCGCCTTCGCCCTGTTGGTCGAGCGCGCCCGGCGGGACCGGCTGGCCGCCCTGGTCTGCCGCACGCTGAACGCGCAGGCTGCCCGTCCCCTGTCGATGATGGGTTTCCTGTGCCTGAAGAACGGTCTGCGCCAGCCGACCCGGATGATGGCCCGTCCGGCGGCCGACCGGCCGGAGTTGACACCGCTGATCGGCGACCCGAAGAACTGGTTCGTCACCGCCGCCGACAGCGACATGGGCTTCAAGGATCTCGGCGGATAA
- a CDS encoding MarR family transcriptional regulator produces MRPSARATAEVMAQVLRTTASLAFTDGLNPAQWAALRYFAQANTSARNVVAFARHHGTTKGTASQTIAALLKKDLLERHPSETDRRSIRLTLTARGRATLANDPLNELVAAIDGLAPAQHGALAAGLDELLRTLLSRRTEGGGRGSAAPDASGHADRNDADRNGAAAD; encoded by the coding sequence ATGCGCCCAAGCGCGCGCGCAACCGCCGAGGTCATGGCGCAGGTTCTGCGGACGACCGCCAGCCTCGCCTTCACGGACGGGCTGAACCCGGCCCAGTGGGCGGCGTTGCGTTACTTCGCCCAGGCGAACACGAGCGCCCGCAACGTCGTGGCCTTCGCCCGCCATCACGGGACGACCAAGGGTACGGCCAGCCAGACCATCGCGGCGCTGCTCAAGAAGGACCTTCTGGAGCGGCACCCCAGCGAGACGGACCGCCGTTCCATCCGGTTGACCCTCACGGCGCGGGGACGGGCCACGCTCGCCAACGATCCGCTGAACGAACTGGTCGCAGCGATCGACGGACTGGCGCCGGCCCAGCACGGCGCCCTGGCCGCCGGGCTGGATGAGCTGCTTCGCACGCTGCTGTCCCGCCGCACCGAGGGCGGCGGGCGCGGCAGCGCGGCGCCGGACGCCTCCGGGCACGCCGACCGCAACGATGCCGACCGCAACGGCGCCGCGGCGGACTGA
- a CDS encoding response regulator: MARILVIDDVPAFTALLRMTLETRGHHVAEAHDGLSGLSMLEREPFDLAIVDMMMPGLDGIELIRRLRARDASQAPGVDAPAIIAMSGGTDDFPAAFSLTLSAMHGADRLLYKPFDNSELTAAVDELLAVRAA, from the coding sequence ATGGCCCGAATTCTGGTGATCGACGACGTTCCCGCCTTCACGGCGCTGCTGCGCATGACGCTGGAGACGCGGGGCCACCATGTGGCTGAGGCCCATGACGGCCTGTCCGGCCTGTCGATGCTGGAGCGCGAGCCCTTCGACCTCGCCATCGTCGACATGATGATGCCCGGCCTGGACGGGATCGAACTGATCCGCCGCCTGCGCGCCCGCGACGCCTCCCAGGCCCCGGGCGTCGACGCCCCGGCCATCATCGCCATGTCCGGCGGCACCGACGACTTTCCGGCGGCGTTCTCGCTGACTCTGTCGGCCATGCACGGCGCCGACCGCCTGCTCTACAAACCCTTCGACAACAGCGAGTTGACCGCCGCCGTTGACGAGCTGCTGGCCGTCCGAGCGGCCTGA
- a CDS encoding monovalent cation:proton antiporter-2 (CPA2) family protein, protein MHDPKLLFDVLFLLLAAVVIVPLFQALRIPAVLGYLVGGALLGPHTPGPVVDMELPQVLSEFGVVFLLFAIGLELPLSRLRAMRRYIFGLGLMQVVLTSAAIAAVAYALGEGMAAALVIGGMLAFSSTATVLKLLVERGETVARFGRVSVAVLIFQDLAVVPLLTLLPLLAGGDTSIPWALALAGVKAVAAIGAIMLLGRFVVRPVYHFVASAKSPEVFTATNLLVVLAVAWLTAEAGMSMALGAFLAGMLMADTAYRHQVEADIEPFRGLLLGLFFMTVGMTLDLPAMLQRADDILMVTAALLVGKSVLLFLLCRLSGLGLATSLRIGLLLSQGGEFAFVLIGKATRLSVLEGETGLLLSSCVALSMAVTPLVGAIAQRLAQKVEARYGAEAFGVETSDITGHVLIAGYGRVGRAVARLLRTHDIPYVALDLDPQRVAAARAEGLPVYYGDSSQIGVLRAAGIERARAAVITVNRPDMAERAVEAIRRAAPRLAIAARAHDLDRGARLKRAGASAVVPETLEASLQLASLVLRTAGVDAETIDQSLKSVRDRGYDALSEPAGQND, encoded by the coding sequence ATGCACGATCCCAAACTGCTTTTCGACGTCCTGTTCCTCCTGCTGGCGGCGGTGGTCATCGTCCCCTTGTTCCAGGCGCTGCGCATCCCGGCGGTGCTCGGCTATCTGGTGGGCGGGGCGCTGCTGGGTCCGCACACGCCGGGGCCGGTGGTGGATATGGAGCTTCCCCAGGTCCTGTCGGAATTCGGGGTGGTCTTCCTCCTCTTCGCCATCGGGCTGGAGCTGCCGCTGTCGCGCCTGCGGGCGATGCGGCGCTACATCTTCGGGCTGGGGCTGATGCAGGTCGTCCTGACCAGCGCCGCCATCGCCGCCGTCGCCTACGCGCTGGGCGAGGGCATGGCCGCCGCGCTGGTGATCGGCGGCATGCTGGCCTTCTCCTCCACCGCCACGGTGCTGAAGCTGCTGGTCGAGCGCGGCGAGACGGTGGCGCGGTTCGGGCGCGTGTCGGTCGCCGTGCTGATCTTCCAGGATCTGGCCGTCGTGCCGCTGCTGACCCTGCTGCCGCTGCTGGCCGGCGGCGACACCAGCATCCCCTGGGCGCTCGCCCTGGCGGGGGTCAAGGCCGTCGCGGCGATCGGCGCCATCATGCTGCTGGGCCGTTTCGTGGTGCGCCCGGTCTATCACTTCGTGGCCTCGGCCAAGAGCCCGGAGGTCTTCACGGCGACCAACCTGCTGGTCGTCCTGGCGGTCGCCTGGCTGACGGCGGAGGCCGGCATGTCGATGGCGCTGGGCGCCTTCCTGGCCGGCATGCTGATGGCCGACACCGCCTACCGCCATCAGGTGGAAGCCGACATCGAGCCGTTCCGCGGCCTGCTGCTCGGCCTGTTCTTCATGACGGTGGGCATGACGCTGGACCTGCCGGCCATGCTCCAGCGCGCCGACGACATCCTGATGGTGACCGCGGCGCTGCTGGTCGGGAAGAGCGTCCTGTTGTTCCTGCTCTGCCGCCTGTCGGGGCTCGGTCTGGCGACGTCGCTGCGCATCGGCCTTCTGCTGTCGCAGGGCGGCGAGTTCGCCTTCGTGCTGATCGGCAAGGCGACGCGGCTGAGCGTGCTGGAGGGCGAGACGGGGCTGCTGCTGTCCTCCTGCGTGGCGCTGAGCATGGCGGTCACGCCGCTGGTCGGCGCCATCGCCCAGCGGCTGGCCCAGAAGGTCGAGGCCCGCTACGGCGCCGAGGCCTTCGGCGTCGAGACCAGCGACATCACCGGCCACGTGCTGATCGCCGGCTATGGCCGGGTCGGGCGCGCCGTCGCCCGGTTGCTGCGCACCCACGACATCCCCTACGTCGCGCTGGACCTCGACCCGCAGCGGGTGGCCGCGGCGCGGGCCGAGGGGCTGCCGGTCTATTACGGCGACTCCAGCCAGATCGGCGTGCTGCGCGCCGCCGGGATCGAGCGGGCGCGGGCCGCCGTCATCACCGTCAACCGACCGGACATGGCGGAGCGCGCCGTGGAGGCCATCCGCCGCGCCGCCCCGCGTCTGGCCATCGCCGCCCGCGCCCACGATCTCGACCGCGGCGCGCGGCTGAAGAGGGCCGGGGCCAGCGCCGTGGTGCCGGAGACGCTGGAGGCCAGCCTGCAGTTGGCCAGCCTCGTGCTGCGCACCGCCGGGGTGGACGCCGAGACCATCGACCAGAGCCTGAAGAGCGTCCGCGACCGCGGCTACGACGCGCTCAGCGAGCCGGCCGGGCAGAACGACTGA
- a CDS encoding sulfate ABC transporter ATP-binding protein, whose protein sequence is MAIQVSGITKQFGSFRALDAVDLEVRSGELLALLGPSGSGKTTLLRIMAGLEFADSGSLLLNGEEALSLTPRERQVGFVFQHYALFRHMTVFENVAFGMKVRPRGQRPASAEIKRRVMELLELVQLAHFADRYPAQLSGGQRQRVALARALAIEPKVLLLDEPFGALDAKVRKELRRWLRKLHEDIHITSVFVTHDQEEALELADRVVVMSQGRIEQVGSPAEVYDRPASAFVYEFLGQVNRFDCVVADGVARTANGALSIPADGTVRGPAIAYVRPHDLGLSPSAAGPGRVSGIHVVGPDARIEIDLAGLPLEAEMDRERLSALGLRPGDQCAVHIDRARVFPQP, encoded by the coding sequence ATGGCGATCCAGGTTTCCGGCATCACCAAGCAATTCGGCAGTTTCCGCGCGCTCGACGCGGTGGACCTCGAAGTCCGCTCGGGCGAGCTTCTGGCCCTGCTCGGCCCGTCGGGGTCGGGCAAGACGACCCTTCTGCGCATCATGGCGGGGCTGGAGTTCGCCGACTCCGGCAGCCTCCTGCTCAACGGCGAGGAGGCTCTGAGCCTCACCCCGCGGGAGCGGCAGGTCGGCTTCGTCTTCCAGCATTACGCGCTGTTCCGCCACATGACCGTCTTCGAGAATGTGGCCTTCGGGATGAAGGTGCGGCCGCGCGGCCAGCGCCCGGCCTCGGCCGAGATCAAGCGGCGCGTCATGGAGCTTCTGGAACTGGTCCAGCTCGCCCATTTCGCCGACCGCTATCCGGCACAGCTCTCCGGCGGGCAGCGGCAGCGCGTGGCGCTGGCCCGCGCGCTCGCCATCGAGCCGAAGGTGCTGCTGCTCGACGAACCGTTCGGCGCGCTCGACGCCAAGGTGCGCAAGGAGCTGCGGCGCTGGCTGCGCAAGCTGCACGAGGACATCCACATCACCTCCGTCTTCGTCACCCACGACCAGGAGGAGGCGCTGGAACTGGCCGACCGCGTGGTGGTGATGAGCCAGGGCCGGATCGAGCAGGTGGGCAGCCCGGCGGAGGTCTACGACCGCCCGGCCTCCGCCTTCGTCTACGAGTTCCTGGGTCAGGTGAACCGCTTCGACTGCGTGGTGGCGGACGGGGTGGCGCGGACCGCCAACGGCGCGCTGTCGATCCCCGCCGACGGCACGGTCCGCGGCCCGGCCATCGCCTATGTGCGCCCGCACGATCTGGGGCTCAGCCCCAGCGCCGCGGGGCCGGGCCGGGTGTCGGGAATCCATGTGGTGGGGCCGGACGCGCGGATCGAGATCGACCTCGCCGGCCTGCCGCTGGAGGCCGAGATGGACCGCGAGCGCCTGTCCGCCCTGGGCCTGCGCCCCGGCGACCAGTGCGCCGTCCACATCGACCGCGCCCGCGTTTTCCCGCAGCCCTGA
- the cysW gene encoding sulfate ABC transporter permease subunit CysW, with translation MLVKKAVGFTPALADSRWVKGLLIATALAFLLLFLVLPLVAVFVEALRRGTDAYWAALVEPDAVAAIRLTLLVAAIAVPLNLLFGVAASWCIAKFDFRGKDVLITLIDLPFSVSPVISGLIYVLLFGLHGLMGPFLKSQGIQIIFAVPGLVLATVFVTFPFVARELIPLMQEQGNEEEEAALVLGASGWQTFWRVTLPNIKWGLLYGVLLCNARAMGEFGAVSVVSGHIRGETNTMPLHVEILYNEYNLVAAFAVASVLAMLALVTLVVKSVLEWRFGAELAATRH, from the coding sequence ATGCTCGTTAAGAAAGCCGTCGGCTTTACGCCCGCGCTGGCCGACAGCCGCTGGGTCAAGGGCCTGCTGATCGCCACGGCGCTGGCCTTCCTGCTGCTGTTCCTGGTGCTGCCGCTGGTCGCGGTCTTTGTCGAGGCGCTGCGCCGCGGCACGGACGCCTACTGGGCGGCGCTGGTGGAGCCGGACGCGGTGGCGGCGATCAGGCTGACGCTGCTCGTCGCGGCCATCGCCGTGCCGCTCAACCTCCTCTTCGGCGTGGCGGCCTCCTGGTGCATCGCCAAGTTCGACTTCCGCGGCAAGGACGTGCTGATCACCTTGATCGACCTGCCCTTCTCGGTGTCGCCGGTGATCTCCGGCCTGATCTACGTGCTGCTGTTCGGGCTGCACGGGCTGATGGGGCCGTTCCTGAAGTCGCAGGGCATCCAGATCATCTTCGCCGTGCCGGGGCTGGTGCTCGCCACCGTCTTCGTCACCTTCCCCTTCGTCGCCCGCGAACTGATCCCGCTGATGCAGGAGCAGGGCAACGAGGAGGAGGAGGCGGCTCTGGTGCTGGGCGCGTCCGGCTGGCAGACCTTCTGGCGCGTCACCCTGCCCAACATCAAATGGGGCCTGCTGTACGGCGTCCTGCTGTGCAACGCCCGCGCGATGGGCGAATTCGGCGCGGTGTCGGTGGTGTCCGGCCACATCCGGGGCGAGACCAACACGATGCCCCTGCATGTCGAGATCCTCTACAACGAATACAACTTGGTCGCTGCCTTCGCGGTGGCCTCGGTGCTGGCCATGCTCGCCCTCGTCACGCTGGTCGTGAAGTCGGTTCTGGAATGGCGCTTCGGGGCTGAGCTGGCGGCCACCCGGCATTGA
- the cysT gene encoding sulfate ABC transporter permease subunit CysT has product MLPNAGGTVLSVLRKPSVLPGFGLTLGFTLTYLSLIVLLPLAALALKAAGLGWSGFWDAVLTPRVLAAFKVSFGLSLAAAAINAVFGFIVAWVLVRYRFPGDRVVDALVDLPFALPTAVAGIALSALYAPNGWIGSLLMEWFGLRVAFTPLGIAIALTFIGLPFVVRTVQPILQDLPPEEEEAAAALGATRWQSFRRVVFPALLPALLTGFALAFARGVGEYGSVIFIAGNIPGLSEILPLLIVIKLEQYDYAGAAAVGVLMLMASFVLLLGLNLLQAWMRARHAR; this is encoded by the coding sequence GTGCTCCCCAACGCGGGGGGCACGGTGTTGAGCGTTCTTCGAAAACCCAGCGTCCTGCCCGGCTTCGGGCTGACCCTGGGATTCACGCTGACCTATCTGTCCCTGATCGTCCTGCTGCCGCTGGCCGCGCTGGCGCTGAAGGCGGCCGGGCTGGGCTGGTCCGGCTTCTGGGACGCGGTGCTGACGCCGCGCGTCCTGGCCGCCTTCAAGGTCAGCTTCGGGCTGTCGCTGGCCGCCGCCGCGATCAACGCCGTCTTCGGCTTCATCGTCGCCTGGGTGCTGGTGCGCTACCGCTTCCCCGGCGACCGCGTCGTCGACGCGCTGGTGGACCTGCCCTTCGCCCTGCCCACCGCGGTGGCCGGCATCGCGCTCAGCGCGCTCTACGCGCCCAACGGCTGGATCGGCTCCCTGCTGATGGAGTGGTTCGGGCTGAGGGTGGCCTTCACGCCGCTGGGCATCGCCATCGCCCTGACCTTCATCGGCCTGCCCTTCGTGGTGCGCACCGTGCAGCCCATCCTCCAGGACCTGCCGCCGGAGGAGGAGGAGGCCGCCGCGGCCCTGGGCGCCACGCGCTGGCAATCGTTCCGGCGGGTGGTGTTCCCGGCGCTCCTGCCGGCCCTGCTGACCGGCTTCGCCCTGGCCTTCGCCCGCGGGGTGGGGGAGTACGGCTCGGTGATCTTCATCGCCGGCAACATCCCCGGACTGTCGGAAATCCTTCCGCTGCTGATCGTCATCAAGCTGGAGCAGTACGACTACGCCGGCGCCGCCGCGGTCGGCGTGCTGATGCTGATGGCGTCCTTCGTTCTGCTGCTGGGCCTAAACCTGCTGCAAGCCTGGATGAGGGCCCGCCATGCTCGTTAA